The window TGAAGAGGCCTAAGAAGAGCGAGGGGGGTAAAGCTCGAGAAAAAGAGATCTCGCTGCAAGACAGAGCTCAAAGGACTTCTTTCCATTGATAGCCCAATGCagaaggtggggggtggggagactaTGGAAGAGGAAATGTGCAATTCCAGGTGCTGGCTCTCAGGTCTCTTACATAATtgtttgcttttattttatttatagcctgccttacTTAATGCTCAAAGGAGGCTTACGACTAGAAGTGAGGCAGTAAGATCAGCATATTATGTACAACCAGTGTTGCACAAAAAATATGCTATAATACAGACTATAATGAAAGAATTACAAGCTCAGGAAGCAGTGCAGTGAACCATTTGGCTGTGTGCAATAAAAAAAAGTGGATCACAACATTAGAAAACTGTGCGAAACATAACCCATAACCTGCATAGAGAAGGCTACCTTAAATTAAAGATCAAATCAAAGCATTAAGGCTTGTCTTTTGAAAAGCCTGAATTTGGCCGTATTAAATGAGTTGTTAGAAATAAAGATCATCTCCAGGTAGTTGTTATATCCCTCTCATTTTGTCATTGTTGGTTTATTGTACCACTCCACAGGTACTAATGCTTATAGACACAAACTGCACACGTATAAGGCTTCTGTGTGCTTCTCTCACTGCTGGTGGGCTGGGGGATTGGAAACATGAGGGCTTTTTTAAGCATTGGGCCTCTTACTGTGCTAAGCACAAGTCCTCTCTACTTTGGAGAGGGAGTCCACCACCCGTTATAAAATTTTATATTTTGTGCAAAATAATTATTCAACTTAGTTGTATCATTCTTTGTTTAAATCTGATTATTGTAGGGTTAATAGCCACTTTCACTGGGTGCTTCTTTCCCCATCACTTCATcgtgtgcttttttaaaaaaaaaccactttaCAAATCTCAGCACACATAAATGGAATCACGCTGAGTTCAGTGAGACTTCGTTCCAAGTAAAGCATTCCTTGAATTGCAGCTTTTGTGTGTCAAGTTGGTGCTAGAAATATAAGAGTAGACAGGTGGGGGGTTGGAAGCAGCTGTGGgtgagttttttggggggggggcagcatgaaAGGGAAAAGGAATCCAAATTGTATTTCTCTCACAGCTGCTTTAAAGACTGTCTGAAAATCCGATCACAGGATGTGGACATTGACCTTGCCTACCTGTGTTTGGTCTCACGCTAAActgcttggcagtttagtgaGGCAAACTATGGAAAAAACCACCTTtgtttgtcttgaaaaccctgcagggtcaccacaagtcagctgcaaTCTGATATCACTTTCCTTCATCGCCTCTCCCTTTATCCCTTCCAGAATAGAAGTTTGCAACAGGATGGAAAGTTCTGCACTCCTTAACCtcactgtgcaatcctaaacagagtcgcACCCTCCCAAGTCAGCTGAAGTTGAAGGGCTTTGAAGGATGCAGCTCTGTTTAGGTTGTCACAATCATTTTGTTGCACAAACATCAGTTCATAGCTGGGACTTCTGAGATGTTTGCTTTGTCTGCCTGCTTTTTTGGGTTTGCTCAGTAGGTCTGTCCATCTGGTCTGTGCAATAGACTAGCCACTTGCGTTGTCGAGGGCTTTCACGGCTGGAGTCTCAGCTCCATCCCCTTGTGTGTATTAACTGTCCCTGAGTGCAACAGATGTTTGTTTCTAGCAAACATCAAAGTGGAGGATAATCGGGGCTATTAAAAGCCTATGATAGAAATGTGGTTTTGATATTCACTTCTCAAAAGGGATGCTGTTTATTTAGGCTGTGCTCTAGTAATGATTCtcctgtccctccctcctttctttagAAAGAAATCTCTAAAGCAGGAGGATATTCTAGAGCAGCAGTTCCCAGCCTTTTTGGTGTCCCATCTAGTTCAGCaatcagcattccattttctgtagtggccaagcagatgtttttgagaaactaGCAAACATTGTAGGAAGGGCACAGCTGCCCCCACTATGAGCCCCAAGGAAATGGTGTTCCAACAGACGCAGCCTTTCACATGGGAGTTACATTCCAGCCTTTGACCACTGTCTCCTTCCCCACTACTCCGCCTAACCCCCCCTAAGAGTCTCACTCCAGTGACCATCAGGACACCGTTTCTACTCCATCAATATGTATATGCGGTGAAGAAAAAAATACCAACTAATGTTTGACATGGAAGGTACTCTTcccagggtcagatcttggtttcccAAATGctaaagaaaagaacagaaacgGCAGGGACAGCCATTAGGAAGGCTTGGCCTGTCgcccactttcagaggctttgcAATCCAAAGGTTAGGAAACACAGTCCTACTGGGTACAATTTTTTTCTGCAACTGGAGGCCAGCTACTCTCTGCTCCCCCTTCTGTGGTTGTGAGCCAGATTTCCTCTACAAATAGAGGAGAAGACCATAATCTTGGGCTGTTGTGCCACAAAACTGAAAGCAATCAGTTAGGATCCAGGTTAAAGGGTGAGGACAACGTTTAGGGGAACTGAACACTCTCCAAAGCCCAGCAAGCACTGGCATGTCAAACTGCCGAAGAGTTTTGTAtctgccctttttaaaaaaaaaaatgcataggaCACCACTGCAGAGATCTGCTTGAGGCAgccaacaaaataaaaacaattcagtAACCAAAATCTTAGGAAGAATGCAAAATATAGACTCCACCAATAATAAACCTACAAGGAACACAAAGCAGAGTAGAATAGTTTCAGTAAAAGATAATACTTCCAGGCGGAGCAGAATATAAAAACAACTGTAAAACTGGGATGACTTTCAAAGTCTAGGTTAAAAAGATTGGGTTTTTCTTTGGTTCTTAAGGTACAGTTTACTTTATAGCCTACCTTCTCACTGAAGCTAAGGGTGGATTCCTGAATCTAAAATAGTGCAATCCGACTACAGCCAGGCACATGTCCAGGCAGCCAGAATTCCAGAGGCAAGGTGCCACCATTGAGAAAGCCCTCTCTTTAGTTGCCTCGCTTCTGCAGGTAGGGGCACCAACAGCAGGGTTTAGGATGAACGTCTCATACTGGTGGGATGGATAGAAGAATAAGAATTTGTTTTATTCCTTGCCCTTCACTCCCCAAAGGAGTATTGgaccggcttacaatcaccttcccttcctctcctcccaacaagacaccctgtgaggcaggtggggctgagagagttctgagagaactgtgactgacccaagatcactccactGGCTGcatgggaaggagtggggaatcaaacccagttctccagattagtgtcctccgctcttaaccactacactgtgaGGTGTAATCTCCATGATCCATGAGGTGGTTCTCTCTGAGGTGATTCTACATTTGAGCCATAAACTACAGCAAACCACATGACAAGTTGGTGATGCAAATAACAAAACGATCTATACAAAATGCTATAATGATGTATACAAAAACGCTATATTGTGCCATACAGAAGGTACTCTATCTGTTTTCTTTTAGCGTCTGCCTCTCAGAGTGTTGGAGAGCTTTCGGGGAGGACCCCAAACGACAGCCTTGAGCCATGCCTACAGCACGGACAGCGGGAGCCGTGACGATTCCATTGGGCGTTACCCAATACCAAATAAGACAGACTTGCCTTTTGATATAGTGGAGCTCATGGAGGAAATGGAGGTAAAGGTAAGaatgctgtgtgtgtgttgggagtgGGGGATGAGGTGCACAATCCAGTGCCTTCAAAGCAGATGGTTCAACTTTGGtttggaaaaaagccctggcccaacCTGATTGTTCAGAGTTGGTACGCTGTGTGATAACTTCCCACACGAAGTTCCAGTTGGGACCTACACTATGTACCTTTGAGCAGAAACAGCTGCAGTGTTACCACACCCCCACAAACATGTGAACCTACATTCAAATTAATAAAAGGCATTAGCTTGTGGATTTGTGTAGGATGCAGGAAAAAAAGGATCTTTTACCTAAAGAGGTAGCTGTGAGTAGCATGTGCTCAGCAGGAAAAAGAGGCCTGTTTTAAAAGGAATATGGCGTTTATTGAAGGATTTGGTACTATAGCTGGGGAGCGACTTAACCTAAGCAAAAACTATCAGGACTAAATCAAAGTACAGACACATTCTTAACCCTAACTAATATAGCAACTAATATAGCAAatagaggcggctgagaggtgatacgatcaccatcttcaagtacttgaaggggatggtgtggaattgttttctgtggtcccagaaggtagtaccagaaccaatgcattgaaattaaatcaaaagagtttccagcccaacattaggaagaacctcttgACAGtaagagtggttcttcagtgcaacaggcttcctcaggaggtggtgggctctccttccttggaggttttttaacagaggctagatggccatctgacagcaatgaagatcctgtgattttagggggaggtatttgtgagtttcctgcattgtgcagggggttggactagatgaccttggaggtaccttccaactctatgattctgtgaacaaCAACCAAACATTCACCAGAGCTACTCCAAATTGGAGTGGGAGTTATTCTTTGAGCCAAAGATGTAGATGTGGTttggaaaaggggggggaagaggggaaatAGATGGAGAGCAAAGATTATCTGTCCTGTTCTATGAAGAAATCAAATGGAAGATGGAGGgatcctctttgtgtgtgtgtgtatgttgggATTCTGTTGCAGTTCCATTGGTATCCAGGATCAGACTCCAGTTACTTGCTCTAAAGCCAAGGCAGTTCTACTGCTTTTGGCCCAGAGCATAAAATAGGTTCTTTTTAAGCTACAAAAGATTACAACAGAAGATAAAGGAATACCTGATAGTTGGGTATCTTATCAGGACAAAACTATAGAACTGACTAAACAATACTAGGGAAGGGCCACAGGAAGGGAAGTTCTTGATTGAATTATAATTCAGGATTACAGAACTGGAGACATGATGCTGAGTCATATATTTAGCAGGATCTTCGGGGAGCATGGGAAGATTTGAATCAGACACTCCAGACTGTCCCAGAGCACTTAACATTCAAATTGTATTAATGGTCAATAATTGCACATCAGAAAGGCTTCCTTGGAGGCCTTAGCTGTGGTTGCGAGCCTCTGCTTTGAGCCTCTGGGACGGTCTGGAGCCTCTGATTCAAATCTGTGTTCACTGTGGCAAGGTTCTCTGTGAGACACAAAACATGGCAGTTGGTTCCTACATTCTTTGTGTGCCTTCTAGGACTTGCTCACAATGTTACACATGTAGGACATATAGTCAGGCTGGGAAGGAGCAGTGTGGGCAGATGAAAGGGGGTGCTGGCAACAGTAGTGGCAGCAATCAGCAGAAGGCAGTGGCTGCAGGGCTGTGGCCCATTCAGTGGCATTCAGCTGCTCAGCTAGCTTGCTGTAGGTAGTAGCAAAGTTGAACAGCTGTGAAGCAGCTTTCGTCCAAGATGTTCTCTGTGACTTGAGCTGCTACCTGACTCATCAAGGGAAGTTCAAGAACATGACTCCTTATTATGCTGGTTATATAGTTATTTGTATATTTGACTTTTAGACCGCCCTCCCCTGTGAACAGGGCTCACTCAGGGAGGTGAACAGCACTtccaataaaacatttacaatcaagttaaaaacaattaaaaccgtaaataataaataatacaatagCAGTAGCAGATGGCACTTAAATAGGCCAGTTTATATCGTTACCTTATGAGGGAGCAGGGAAGGGAGGTAAGCAGTAGATGGAAACCATTGCTAACCTCAACCGTGGGCCTAGCAGAACATCTCTTGTCTTATAGGACTTGCAGAATTGTACTGAGTCCTGCAGGGCACAAATGCCATTCAGCAAAGGGTTCTGCAAGGGCCGACAGCTGGATATTTTTCAGGCCAGGCATGAACAGCAGGTTCTCCCCTGAGTATAACGCTCTTTGAGGGGGTATACCAAGAGAGGCGGTCGCATGGACCCATGAAACAGCATATTGCCCATCTTGGGGGTCCCCATATGTTTGCAACAAAGTGTACTTTGCTATATTTCACTGATAGAGTGATTTGGAAGGAGAGATGCAGCATCGCCATTTGGTATCCAAGTGCATAAAGTTGCATAGAATTGTACCTTCATTTAAGGTGTCTTCATTTTGTTCCCTCTTAAAACAGACAGGTTTTTTGCCCAATGTATTTAAAGCGATGGCTCATCGACCGACAGAATTTAGAGCATTCTTTGCTTACTACAACGCCATTATCAACAAGGAGACAGGTAAGAACTACAGCTCTGCTCAAATTGTAAGTAGACAGAAGGTTCTGTCCAGATATGACTATTGTAAGGCATTATTGGGTCAGGGGCCACTCTGAATTCATTTATTTCAGCAGGCTTGGACTGGAGCAACCCTGCACtggattggattacaaatatcTTTTGCTTCAAGGAATGTATGGTTGATTTTGCTCCAGACATGCATCACAGTCCCTTAGGACATAACAGTAATGTTAGAACTTTAAGCATGTGGGGGTGCAGGGGGAATCAACCTGAATATCATAAGTATACAACAGCAGAAGCCTTGTGAATCAGTCATAAAATGACTACTGAAACATGACTTGGTTTGTTACTGTCATCTGCAGGAAACTTAACCAAGGCTGACAAAGAGCTCATTATTGTGGCCACAAGTGTGGCTAACAGGTGCCTCTACTGTGTGATTGCACATGGCGCTTTGCATCGGATATACTCTAAGAAGCCGACGGTAGCAGATCAGGTCAGTGCTTGCCTGGTTCCCCTCTGACTCCTGTGCTTTTTTTGAGAGGTTGTTGGTGGTTTCCTGTAGCAAATACAAGTAAGGCTGGTCTTTttgctcacacacacactaactgGATGGTTAACTGAAGCTATGATGTAAGATGTTAACTGAAGCTTGATTAGATGAGAATGCACTGAAAGGCCTTTTGGACAAGAGTGGAAGGGGGGAGGGTCTTACCTGAAAGTTCCTTAGGCTTAGAATTTTAAAGAGAGCAGTTTGGAAGTTTTCACCCCGTAGGCATTGTGCTGTAAGGTTGAGAGGTTGCACcttccaaaaaggccctgttaaaGATACAGGAGTTTTATCATCCTCTGCATCTGACCTATTCTGTTCAGAAGAGCAAAACATTCTAATTGGAGTTCAAGGTCATTCACTTCTTACTGGTTAGGATTCTGATTTTGTTTATGCCTGGTCCAGGTTGACCTGCCTGGCCGCAACTGAATCCGAATGTTGTTTAATTTTCTAGGCCCAGAGTTCATAATTCCTTATAGCTTTGCTTTTTCCTGTAGGTCACAGTGAACTGGAAACTGGCCGACCTAACTGCCCGGGAGTTGGCTATGCTGGAGTTTGCTCTTGCTATCTGCCGTGCGGAGAACATCACCGAAGAGCACTTTCGGAAGCTAGAGGCTCATGGGTTTGACCGGGAAGATGCTTGGGACATTGCTGCCATTTCAGCTTTTTTTGCCATGTCCAACCGCTTAGCTCACTTCATGGATCTGCGCCCCAACAAGGAATTCTACACCATGGGAAGGAtaccaagagaaaaagaaaagatggcATCCTCTGAATGAAGctcgctggctccaccccagccTTTGCAAATGCACTGAGCCCCTGACATGGAAGAACCTTTTCCTGACTCTTGCCTGCAGGGCGCAAGGGCAGAGTGGCAGACGGAATGGAAATGGGACTTCCAGTTGCACAAAACCTCGAGGGCATCTTCCAGTCAGACCTTCAAATGACATTCTTCAGAGATGCGGCAAGATCAGGTGTTTCCTCCTCAGATCCTTCAGATTGTGATGCGAGAGCTGAGTGATATATTACACTTTGGAAAGAAACTACAAGAATCTCACTTTTGTCTTATCTGTAATTTGGTTTAACAGGGCTGGCTTAGGGTTTTGCATATGCAGCAGCCATTGGCTGTGGGAACTGTCACAGTGCCCTTGCAAGAGAGGTATCTGAGCCGACggggtttcccccctcctttctttcagcCAATCTTGTTCCTTTAATAACAAAACTGTTATTCTGATTGAGGGCTTGAGACACTGAGAAACCTTAGATTGCTGAAGGTGTCTTCACACCATTTTTGGCATGGAGACTAACACTTGTCAAGAAAAGTGTGTGCTTTGTAATGTAGGGATGGTGACATCCACATCTCTTTTTCATCTGGGAACTGATAATACATACAGCAGTTTCTGAGGCACATCCCTGTCAAAGACTGTCCACTGTGGAAAAACAAGTCACTTCTGGATGTGAGCCAGAGCCCTCAGAATCTTTCCAGTTCCTTCTTTTCCCAGAAGAATATTTCTGCCTTTTTGCTTTAACAGTAGTGGACCTAGCCCTAGCATTGCAGAGTGGGCAGAGTCCTCTTTCCTTGATTGAGTGATAGCCTTAGTTGGGGTGGGGAACACTGTGTCTCTTGATTTTTAATGTACAGAGTATGCACTTGATAAAAGCAGATGCACTGAGATGAGGTGGAGGGCAGTGTAGGCAAATAAGTACTTTGGCAAGTAATTAAAAACCAGTGTTGAAGGTCTAGGGAGAAACTACAGACTGGCCAGATTTCTCTAGACATATTCTGTGAACAGCCCTCCTTGCctgcaaaaaaaacaactttaaatctGATTTCAAGCAAAAGCAGCGATTCCTTTCTTGTAGCAATTTTTACCATCCTGTTGTCCCTGTGGGGGACCCAAGCAGCATACAACATTGTTCTCCTGCTTCCATTTTTATCCTCCTAACAAGATCCCAGtgaagttaggttaggctgagagagactgagtggcccaagatcacccagggagctttcatggcagagtattTGAACTAGGATGTGAACTCTCAGATCCTAATACAAGACTCTAATCGCTGTGCAACTCCAGCTGGTCTTATTACTGATCAGTCTGATTGCTGCAAAATGCGAACAAGAGAGATCTCTGGGCTGATAACATCCTAGGAGAAGGAGAATAAGAAAATGCTGGGGGTGGGAATCAGAATTTGTATTTATACATTTAGCATTGAGGCAAAGCagaaaatggagaaggaaatCATGCCAAAGTACCTCCTTGTTAAGTATTGGTATTTGA is drawn from Heteronotia binoei isolate CCM8104 ecotype False Entrance Well chromosome 4, APGP_CSIRO_Hbin_v1, whole genome shotgun sequence and contains these coding sequences:
- the LOC132570421 gene encoding uncharacterized protein LOC132570421, with protein sequence MLSRVLGSLLQFRRPSCASRLPLRVLESFRGGPQTTALSHAYSTDSGSRDDSIGRYPIPNKTDLPFDIVELMEEMEVKTGFLPNVFKAMAHRPTEFRAFFAYYNAIINKETGNLTKADKELIIVATSVANRCLYCVIAHGALHRIYSKKPTVADQVTVNWKLADLTARELAMLEFALAICRAENITEEHFRKLEAHGFDREDAWDIAAISAFFAMSNRLAHFMDLRPNKEFYTMGRIPREKEKMASSE